The Bactrocera dorsalis isolate Fly_Bdor chromosome 2, ASM2337382v1, whole genome shotgun sequence region CATTGGCCACAAGTTTTCCATTTCTACAAAACGGGTTGAGAATCTATTTTAAAGAGTGTCATGTAGCGAACTTAATTTCTAACTTTGCCCTCCAACTTTATTCATTTCCACGGCGTTCACAAACATTGGCTACTTTTCGCCAAAATACTGTGGAATGCCTATTGAGCGCGCGCCAACttcatttaaaacaaaaagagaagaaaatgaCAGCGGATAAATATCAAAGCTTACTTTGTAAAGCATACAGGATGTTCGAGTCTTTCAAAATTTGCTGAACTGAAGACGGAAAGTTATTGTAACTTAGAGAGTTTCatttacacataaatatgtcTCGCTTTGGACTCAGAGTAAGGCATTTTGTAGTTCAATTTTCCATGACCTTCGCAATGATTTTTGGTTATCATACCGATTGTCTTAATCTTTCCTATTAACTCTGCCCGAAGTGATCGATTGTAGCCGGGTCGGTTAGTCGTTTCCGATCAAAAATAGCAGGTCAATTCAATCTCATCATCCACTCGTCGTTACTCGCACTGCACCTACTTTGCACTGAGCTTTCTCATATctaaatattcgtgaatgatatgatttaTACGTTTAGTTAATGTCTCTTTAGTTAATGTCTCTAGAGTGCCTGCTGTCTCGAACAaattcactttacggtcatccaaaattattttgtggccttttttgtgaaaatttctttttttttatagatgttttcacaataacaaaagttgcttaaCTCAAAGTGACGTAAATCACAAATAAATGATCCGACAGTTGACAAATTTATACGCGGGTCTTTTGAAGAACCAAGGACTTTCCAATCGACCTGTTATATACTTTACAAAGTCGCAAAACACATCATCATCAGTAACATCATCATCATAGCCACCATAAGCATCATTATCATCAATATTATCATtatcatcatcaccatcataATAATGACTTTTATTCATTACTGCTTTTTTCTGATTTTCATTTGGTCTAACTCGTTCTGAAGTTGTTAGTATATTGGCACTCCTTTGCTTAACTGTGCGTGAATGAtatgttttcttcttctctgcGTATGTGAAGACTGTAAGCTGCGGTAATTATAACGCAGAGCATTAAGTTTTGAGTTGAGTCCACCCAATAGAAAGTATAATCTATTTTccgcttttgcttttgccacgtGCGTGTCTTTCGTTACAAATTTCATACTTAAATCTCAGATGTAATTGGTGTTCTTGTAACACAATCGAACTAAGTATTTGTTATATTTCGATGTTGATGatattttgttgtatatttcgaTGATGtaatttgattatttgttgtaatACGAATGGTTTTACTAAGTATTAGTTAGTTTATGTATGGCGTGACAACCGGATATAACTATATAATACCTATATACCGGTTATAACCTATCCTAATCCTATTATTTGTGGTTACTGGAGTTTTTTTGGCACAGACGTTTATAACCATTGAAATTCTTATCAAGTTAGCGCTCGCAGTTAAGACAACGGTGTGTGCTTTCAGCGCATGCTTATCGCAAATCACTTTCTCAGACATAGCAATAAtcgatttaattttgttttgattgctTGCGTCATGTCGTTTCAATTAGAAAACCATCAGAAAATAcggaaagtaataaaaataaaatagcaaaacttAATGTGTGCACGAGCAACTCACAGCCGACAAATCGTTGTGAACGCCCCGACgactacaacaaacaacaaaaacaatttgtgtGTAGAGGAAGAAGCGCAAAAAATAGCGTGTCGAGCGCACAAAAGTGTTGAActatcaaaattaataattcaattAATCAATTTCACATTAAACGCCACGCCAGCCAACGCAAAGTGCTTAAAGAAGTCAACAACACTATGTGATGTGAAGCGCTATCAACTTGagtgtttataaaattattgaatgcCTTTGTTGTCCAGTGGTCAGTTTCTGTTACTGATTCTAACAAGGCAACATCAACCGCTGGTAACCCCGACATATGTATCTCATTTGCCGTTGGAGGCGTTAGCGTTCGGCAGGCATATTTACGCGCTGTGCGTGTCTAGTTCGATTCAATACAACAGTTCCACTTCGCCTACAATACGCCTCCTTCCCGTTTCGACGCTTCCGTTGCTTTCTCAAACCGCACTTCTCAGCCATTCACCGTCCATTCCGTGAAATTTTCAACCTCTATTTAAGCTATGCTTTCTTGAAGTATCTCATTAAATTGACACGAGTTGAGTGAACTTTGTTTgaacttttaataaattctgcaaaattgtttttagcCTGTCTTGTGCGTGTCTGCTTTACTGCCAAGCTGCCGTGCAGCTAAGCATTCTTTTCTCCACACTTTGTGCGAAAGAGTGTCTGTTCGTTTCTTAATGATGTCCGTGTTTCATCCTTAGATGGCGATGGCTAAATTGCGTGTTATTGGTTTATTAATTACATGTGATTTCACACCTCGTCCAGCGTAAATATTTTGCCGCGAAGTGTTGTTGGTTTTGCCGCGTCGTACGTGGAAATCTTCGGCTACGTAAGGCTTAATGAATGGTGCTTAAGACGTGGgagtatgaaaacaaaaacaaaaaaaaaatatgtggacTCATGCTCTTAACGTCTCGAGTGCTGAGCTTTATACATAACTTTCTTCTACAGGGTGCTCTCTGTAGCGTTTTTTTTGCAGTGATATATTTGAAGTgataaaagtgtataatgatgatgatgataatgatgatgatgatgatgatgatgatgatgatgataatgataatgataatgataatgataatgataatgataatgataatgataatgataatgataatgataatgataatgataatgataatgataatgataatgataatgataatgataatgataatgataatgatgatgataatgataatgataatgataatgataatgatgatgatgatgataatgataatgatgatgatAATGGTGATGGTAATGATGAAAAGGATAATAGTTATGATGATAATGATGATTATTATGATCATAATAATCACAATGATGATGattatgataataataattataatgatgaggataatgataataatgataatgatgatgAACGTTTTGGAAAGCTTTTAATGAAAAGCATATCCATCTTTAGTACTCGAAGGCAATCACATTGATTTTTCGTAAGAAaaatatagcagctatatgctatagtcgtacGATCTGAAAGATTTATTTTGAGATTCTGAGATAATGATAATGGTGactgaaatgaaaatatctaGTCAAATAAAGGGGGTTCTTacataaaaacttgattttattgaatcagTTTGTATAGTTCCATCAAAAAGAGTAGCTTATTgagtggaaaaaaaaatatacgaaatttcacaatgatatctcaaaaagtgtGGAACTAGTTCGTGTTTATACAGACAGACACAAAGAGACCTGACTAAATTCGATTCAGCCATCCGGTCTTAGATcaaatatcctctgggtagccaaaaaacatccgtttgaagccgagctaaagtgagaaggttgtgcgctgggtttgggacccgtcgCGTAAAAATACCGTATCaacgaaaacaagaaaactGTCTCGGATAAGAGACCGCCCTTTTGATGACGAGACCTGCAAATgtgttaaggattacgatttaagggtaTGCAACTGGAACATTCGGTTTATTAATTGAGAAGGCGCCGCTGTCgagctggttgatgttctcgtatGAGTAAAGACAGGTAGACCTGGCTAAATCGACGgactataaaaataataataacatggATCTATGCTTGACCAATACTTCATGTTCATATTAGTGATTGCAAACAACAGTCAATCTAGATACCAGTTGTCTTTGTAAGCAATTACCGAACATAACGCGAGCAAACTGTACACGTAATTGCAGCATGGACAATTCTTGAATGAAGCCTTCGAAGTAAACGAAACTTTTTTTGCGCGGAAAATGTGAATGTGAACAGCAGGCAAGCGCTCATGAACTTGACATTCACTGCAATGCAATGTCTCGCACAATGGGAGGAGATTGACGTGAACGCCGAAGCAACGAACCGGTAAAATTAAACAAACCAAAGATCATCAGCGGCTGGCAAGCAAGCATCAAGTTAGggggaaaaaataaaatcaacaaaaaagaaCACCTGACAGCCAAGACAATGGCAACGCAACAGGCGCAACGTAAACTTACTCAAATGCAACGCTGACTGCGAGAGTGGCTATTTGATTACAATGAAATCTTCACACAATATGCCACCTGCAATGCGCATGCGCTGTTCGGACAAGCTCAAATTGCTGacatgtcgttgttgttgttgcttactaCAATAGTAATAATATTACACACTCGTGACGTCTATGGCTTAGCATATGTGGAAGAACACATAAGCATTGTTGCATGAGCAGACGATTTGAGGTCATGGCGGCGCGATGCAGCAATAATCAGCCATTAACCGTAGATTCAGTTTTCTTTTTGTACCCATGTTTTATGCCCGCTCTTTTATTTCAGTACGCGCACACGAGGGGTGGATCATCGCTGTCACTTAGTAAGTGTGCTAAGTTTAAGCGAGATTTTGTTCTTTCATTTTTCACATGTCTATTTCTACTATCCACGGTAGCATGAGCCTAAACTTTTAACTGCAGACGTTTAGGCTTTCGTTCTGCCAttcaaatatttcagaattttttatacTGTGCATTTTGTAAATACTCGTTACCAATTCTTAGTAGCCAAGTAAACGCTTTTAAGCAAACCGCTTGGCAATAACTTTCATGAAGCTAGCTGAGAAGTATGTAAGTGAGTACTTATGTTCATAGCTAcacaaaatactatatatttataatcatGACTTGTTAATCTTCACGCCTATTATGTTTTCTAATAGGTTTAAATCTTGCTGCTCGCTTTTGTGCTTGCTTTGCGCACATTTCATACCAAATTCTTAAATGATCTTAAATAAACGATGAACAGTAGGTATCTCAGACAGCATGCTTAATAAAGCCAGTTCATTGAAGGAGCGTTAAACTTTGAGTTAAAGAGTGCAACAACCTTCGTCGGCCCTAACTAAGATCTGCAGAATGAAATTCGGTGCTTCTTTTTTAATGTCTACatcttacgtggttatagcggAGTTAACAACAATGCGCCAGCACTttcttatttttgcaatttggaGCCAATTCGAGATAACAAGTGGAGCCAGGTCCATCTCCAGCTGATAACCtatggaagtcttcctcttcctctgcttcttctGGCATGTACtgttcgaatactttcagagctggagtgtgtTCGTCCTTTCGGACGACCTgagctgtcttttaattctctgaactatgtcaatgacgtcgtatatctcacacaGCACAGATTCAAAGATCCAACAGCTCCATCAGTTGGAACAGTTTATCTTTGAACGCGTTTCTTTTTCGACCTACCATGTTTTAAAACTGATCAGACATCGGCTTTTGGCAAGAAAAAAAGAACAATATTTTTGGGTTTTCCAAAAATCATCTCTTTTAGGATATCACAATAGATATGCCCGACAAAGAGATGTTTTTTAGATAGGCGACATGATAAGTTAAACAACTTAGCTACTTAACTTTGGGTAATTTTATGAAGCTAACGGAAAACTGGCTTTATTGGTCTGTGATTGCTTGaagggaaataaaaaaataaaataaaaaataaaaataaaaaataaaaataaaaaataaaaaaaaaattaaaaaaaaaaataaaaaaaataaaaaataaataaaaaaataataataaaaaacagaaaaaaaaacaaaaaaaaaaataataataaaaaacaaaaaaaaattaaaaataaaaaataaaaaaaaaaattaaaaaaaaaaataaaaaaaaataaaaaaaaataaatataaaaacaaaataaataaaaaaaaaataaataaaaaaaataaataaaaaaaaaataaaaaaaataaataaataaataaaaataaataaataaataaataaataattaaataaaaaataaaaaaaaaacaattcagtTATGTGCGGTCAGACAATCATTAGAGCATGCGTTTGTCGCACATAGAAATCTTATCTTCATATATGAGCTTAGTAAAAGTGTGAAGCACATTGCCATTTATGCAACTCTGTTTTTTTGTATGCGACGTAAGTCACAGTTGACCGCTGGCATCCGTTTACGTTCGTATTTCAACTACGCTAAATGCCTTTGTCAGCATTTTACTACGTAGGTTTCATTAAAAGGTTTCCAATTACAAATAGTAATATGTATTTCGTAATAGTCACGTGTGGTTTGTGAGAATTTACGTTtaaaattttgcgatttttctacatCGCTTGGTAAATTTGAATTGTTGTGAATTTAAGCTGATTTTAgctaaaaacaaacacaaaaagcCTATAATTATGTACAATTCCAGTTCGCCATTTAAAGCGAGAAAATTCAAGAAccatttaatatttaagtgctTTTAACTTTCAGACAATGaaagtataatatattttttatcccCACACTATAAGAGgcaaattttttctcatttttctttCTCATCATTACCTTATGTAATATTATACTTATCTAATCCACTAGTAAGCTTTCACTCGCATCATTTGTGAATTCTAAAAAGTCGCAATGAAATTGTTGAATTTCCTTATTCGCTAAAATGTAATCTCTTAACTCTTCAAATGCTTTGCTAATACTTCGATAAACTTAACTGAAGGGTATCAACAAGCAAAGACACTAACCCTTCTTTCCTCTCTTCCACAGAAAAAAcacttaagtatatatatgtatatatttactaagAATTAATAACGACTTATTTTCTTAGCTTCTTTCCAATGAATGGGAAAGAGGCAGCGCACAAATGCTCACCAACTACGCTCAGGTGTTGGAAAAGTGCAGTTAGCGCTTATGCTTATCCTGAACGAAGCGGAGGACACACGACAGCGCAAGAAAATATGACGGATTTGTTTGATTTTCTCTAAGAAAAGATGATTTGCTCTTTGTAGCGCGCTAAGTAATAATCGATTATATCATAAAATCTCACTTTTTAACTTTCATTTTGCACGCAATTCGCACACTCaggtatttatgaatttttcaaagccATAATAATGTCAGTATAATTATTGCTGGTGGTGTTGTTTGACCTTCATTTGAACGAACAGAGCCAGCGATATAATTGTGCATTGGCAGCATCGATGAATTCGAAAGTGAATTTGAACAAATATATCAGTCTAcataactatacatatatatatattatgtatgtatgtctacgCATAGTGGAACAAATGGATCGAACATAGATTTATATTATGCTTACTGATGTAAGTTTCAtgtttaaaacaacaataaatgcaatgCATTTGCGTATAACCATCTTTGGATGCTTTGGATGCGGCACAGCGAAATATGAGCTAAAGAAAACCCAGACAATGCTTGCAAGTCCGGATAGATGGTCGTCTATGAAAagcaaaatatgcaataaaaagtaTGCACTCagagaaatttaattaattgtagTAGATCAGGCTGAAATAGGtaattgaacttgtggaacacttgAAGTAGAAAAACAAAGGCTTACAATATATACTTTAAGACACGTAAAGTCATAATATTTCTTCCTATTTCAATATGGAAGGTTAGATTAGGTAAGGTGAATCGGCTGATGTCTCGTGAGACCACGAAATCACGCCAATTTGACAGCTAAACACGTTTGTCCGCTGTGTGATAGAACCCCtagaaatataagaaaaagaaCGTCCGATCTTCCTCATAGCAATCTTGACAAATTGAGTCCTTCAAAAACTTTAGCCTCACCGCTGGATTAGCAATGACACAGTCTCCATTTAGGATGACTAGCACTGCGGCTTTTTGAACCTTGCTATGAGCTAGCAACTTTTACGTTCCCTTCTCGGTCAGAATGATTTCGCAGCAACAAAACTGCTGGTTGCATACATGTTGAACGCAAACTCATAGATCCAGCACCCAAATACACGAAGTCAGTGGAACTCGTCCACTCTGAAAGAAATTCGCTGTGGGTGACCTTACTTTCGAGCTCATTGTCTCTACAGTTTCCGTTGTTACCGCTCTGGACAGACACCCCGACAAGTTTAATATggtgaagaaaatcaaaacgagctacctgggtgcgAAACTACAAAAGTTATCtacaaaacggtagatcggaagtacacaaaattcttattgtcactcgatagaagagactgtaggaacatgatgagaatactaactggtcagtCTGGTGACAATTCACGCCTGCTAAATggagctgacagatcgagagAACTGCAGCTACAGCAAGgcaaacaatggagcatctctcaTACACTTGTCCCgaattggcaagactacgctgtaagcatctggagtCCCCACAGTATGATACAATGAAGGAAGTATCGACAATGAGACCGCATAGTCTGTTAGCATTTGCGTCGAGCGCTGGCAACCTAAACGATGACTCTCCTTGGAGTTAGCAAGTGGACTCcatttggtatcgcaaaggaccaaactggtctatgtgGGGCTTATAaacctaccagattaacctaacctaacctcaaaTACCCAATGAACTAAGCAGCAAAACCGTGAAAATTAGTCTAAAATATTCCGGTTTGCTCTTCATCACCATCATTTTTTATTGGAACCCCTTTATAGAATGCTTAAAGAATCTCGAATCCAGGTTATCGACTGTGATAATTGGAATAATTCCACagcgaagaaaatatttttttagagtgCATTTGGCTACGTGAACCACCAGTGAGTGCAATCACTTTGGAACCAACTACAATGCTCCGTGAGCAATGAACGAAATTTGATCTCGTGAAATGGAGCAATACTCCACAACAAACAGCagggaaacaacaacaagcaaatagGCAACATATGCATGCAAATACGCGgcgcaaaaacaataatacatgCAACGTTAGACGTTGGACGATGGACGCCATTTGACGGCGATGAACCGCTAAAGAAAGTGCTGCAATCTCATGTGGAAGGGAGAATGTATAACTGGGTGCTGGAGAAATGCACACAAATAAAAGTAACCGCGAGCGTTGCGAAATTGTCATTAGTAATAAACGATTGAGCAAATGCGGACGTAAGGATAACAAATGCTTGAGAGCAAGTCGGCAAGCCTAGAAaaggaataatttaaaaatatatatttgaaaaggataaAAACCACTGTTAGTGTTAAGGGAAGCTTTAGAGCGCAAAGCGTATGTGCTGTGCAATTCTTGGAGACACGGTTTACAGTGTGGTAGCATGCCCGACTGTTACGCGTGGCTGGCCGTGGTGTGTGTACTGTGTGTGCTGAATGTGGGCTGGTCCCGCGCAGCCGACGACGATGAACAGTGAGTATGAGTGAAGATAATTGCTGTATTTTGGTGTTGCATAAACGTCGTGCcaatacaatattattattattttattccttTTATTTTGTTGTCCTCACTCATTTGCTGTTGCCAGTGTGCACATCAAAGTGCGAATGCCGGAGGTGGCGCGGAAACATAAATCACGCAAACCCTCGCAGCAACTTAGCCACCACAAGTACCACCACTTGCCACATCACCATTACCATAACCTACACAAGCCGTACTACCAGCCGCAACTACACGCCGCCCAGTATCCAAATCAAGCAGCCAAACACGGCCGCAGAGCCGTAAGGCCAACCCCAGCGACGCCACCAATAATCATGTCACACAATCCCCATGAAATGGCGACTGCATACGGCGATGAGTTGAGTGCCGGCGGCATGGCCGAGCACCTGTTGTATACACCGGCAGCAGCACAGCCGATATCTGTTGTCGATTTGAAGAGCAACTATGGTCCGGCGTTATTTGGCAGCGCCGGCGAGGCGAACCCGCatgaaaatatacaacaacaagagGACATGTTGACTATGCCGGGCGGCACGCAACAGCTCGTGCAACATATGGAACTAATGGGCGCTTtggcagcagcggcggcagcggcagcggctaCATCGGGCGGCACGAGTGGTGAGCACGAAGATGGCAATAGCGCGAGCGGTGCTACTGAAACAAACACGTTGTTGACGGATGACTTTTTAGCCGAACTGCAACGTACTTATGCGAACGGTAAATATCCGACGGCAAGTTTTCGGCGCAAGAAGAAATATCGGGGGGCGGGGCTGGCGGAAATAGGAGATGCTGCTGCCACATACGCCTTAAACTCaacgccacaacaacaaagcatacaATTAttacagcagcaacagcagttgCAGCTAATGCGACAACAatatcaacagcaacaaaaacaacaacaacaacataaacatCAGCCACAATTCTATGGCGCTAGCTACTTTATGCAACAACAGGCCAAGCCGCAAGCGCAAATGTTGAGAGCACCACCAGTAattagtagcaacaacaacaataactaccaCAACTATCATCCGCATatgcattacaaaaacaagcagcacTACAACACTAATGACATTTATACTACCGCCACATCCGATGAAGACGAGCTCGACACTGATGACGCCGATTCCAACGAAGTTGAAGACACAAATGACGGCGCCAGCGGTGCTGACGATGACCACGAACACGACTATGACAACGATGATGATGTGTCGCTGTACTTTTCCAGCCGCCCTCCAACGACCACCGCGCCCCCACCCTCCCCGACCGCCTACAGTAGCGGCGCTAATGACTACGATGATGACGTGGAGCAATTCGGTTACAATAGCCACAAGAACAACTACTTTGCCGGCATTGAAGGTGACGGCAAGGTAGGTGTTAATCCGGTTAGTTATCAGCCGACAACAGCCTATGGAGCATATGCGGTCATACCATCGACACCAGCGACAGCAACACAACACAAACGGCGACCATATCGacaattgcaacagcaacaacaacaccggcaTACGCAACAAAACCGTTACACAGCTACACAGTCATTTGGCATTGCGGGTCATCAGCAGTTACAGCAGCCtctacagctacaacaacaactaatcaCCACAGCACAACCAATTAATGTCGTCGGTCCAACTGCAAGTGACTTTGATGACCAGCAGACACCAACAACACAACCGCAGCCGAAcaggcagcagcagcatcacAAGTACCCGATGTCAACACGCTACAAGAAACGCAAAAACCGCATCAAAGGAAAGCTAAATCGAAATCGCATTCTGACGCAATAATTGCTTTTGCTTCGGCGACGAGACGCTCAACGACGGCAACGACTAGAATTGTCACTGGTCAGTTGAATAACTTCATTTGCTGCCGTGGTGACTAACTACATATATCCCCGATACAAATatccacaataacaacaacaccaacttcATCACTACGCCTTTCGCTTTGGCAGCCCGATCTTGTAGGCGTATAATACCATTAGTTGTTAGTAGTGTTGTGCTATGGTAATTGCAACATCGCACGACTATTCCCATATTCCCTAGCTGCAGCTGCGTATAAATTGCTTAGACAAGTGTGTTGTGTAGAGCAGAAGCagaagcagcaacagcaatataCAATTTTAGATTGGTTAGCGCAGCACCAGCAGGTTAAGTGGATTTACGGCCAGTCGGAGAGTTATCACATTTGCGATTAGCTTAATTTATTGA contains the following coding sequences:
- the LOC105231607 gene encoding dendritic arbor reduction protein 1, coding for MPDCYAWLAVVCVLCVLNVGWSRAADDDEHVHIKVRMPEVARKHKSRKPSQQLSHHKYHHLPHHHYHNLHKPYYQPQLHAAQYPNQAAKHGRRAVRPTPATPPIIMSHNPHEMATAYGDELSAGGMAEHLLYTPAAAQPISVVDLKSNYGPALFGSAGEANPHENIQQQEDMLTMPGGTQQLVQHMELMGALAAAAAAAAATSGGTSGEHEDGNSASGATETNTLLTDDFLAELQRTYANGKYPTASFRRKKKYRGAGLAEIGDAAATYALNSTPQQQSIQLLQQQQQLQLMRQQYQQQQKQQQQHKHQPQFYGASYFMQQQAKPQAQMLRAPPVISSNNNNNYHNYHPHMHYKNKQHYNTNDIYTTATSDEDELDTDDADSNEVEDTNDGASGADDDHEHDYDNDDDVSLYFSSRPPTTTAPPPSPTAYSSGANDYDDDVEQFGYNSHKNNYFAGIEGDGKVGVNPVSYQPTTAYGAYAVIPSTPATATQHKRRPYRQLQQQQQHRHTQQNRYTATQSFGIAGHQQLQQPLQLQQQLITTAQPINVVGPTASDFDDQQTPTTQPQPNRQQQHHKYPMSTRYKKRKNRIKGKLNRNRILTQ